AGGCATGTCAGATGGTTCGACACGTTCGAGCGCGACAACCCCAGCTCGCGGGACAGCACCGCCGGGTAGCTCGGCCCGGCCAGCAGGGTCAGCAGAATGCGGGAGCGGGTCGGGTCGGCCATAGCTCGGCCGAGCCGGTTCATCACGTCGAGTCGATCGGAAATAGTCAGCATACGATGACTATACACTGTACGACGTACAGTCGGCGCCAGGTGTCCTCACGAGCGGCGAGTCAGTTGACAGCTCCCTACCAGCGAGCGTGGCGAAGTGCTCGAAGATCCGTCGTGGAGAATATGTCCCGTTCCTCCGTGCCGGCGTCCCGCTCGATTAAGATCGACGACTACTTGGCCGCCGCATGCCTGCTGCCGAACCTTCAGTTGCTGAGTGGGGCCGCCAACATCGAGAAGCAGGATGGACTGCCTGCGGAGTGGATGGACACCGCCTTCCCGAGCGAGAACAAGCGAGCTACGTACCTTGCCGAGGACGACCTCGACGGCCTTCCGCTCGACTTGGCCGACTTCACCTCGTTCTTCGAGCAGCGCAAGCAGCGAGTCCGGGTCCGCCTGCTCGCCGCTCTGGGAACGACACCGGGAGCACCGGAGGACGCCGCTCTCTCGTAGCCCACGTTCACGCGGCGAGCAGTGACAGCGCGGACACAGCCTGGAGGGGTAGCAATCCGTTGCCGAGGGCGGTGATCTGTTGATTCTGCGTCAGGCCGCCGCTATCGGTGACCCATCCAGTCGGCAGGCCCATGAGCCATTCGACGAATGCCGGTGCTGGGCGGGGGCCGTCGGCGTCGTCAGGGGAGGGCTGGCGCTGACGCGTCTCCTCCCGCTCGCCGGCGGCGTCATCATTGGTGTCGGGAAGGTGCGCGGCGGCGAACCATCTCCCCACAGTTGCCGGATGCACCTGCACCTCGCGGGCAATCCGCTTGTTCGACCAGCCCGCGGCCCGCAACGCCGCAGCACGAGCCCGGCGATCAGAACGACCAGGGGTTTCATCCGAGGCTAAGGACAACTCCCGCTCATCGGCCAGAGGTTCAGAGGCAACGGACAACAACGACTTTGAGTGGACAACACCCTGCGGTCCGGCATACACCTCGGACAGCATCTCCGGGATCTCGGACAACACCTCAGGCTGCCCCGGCAACTCCTGTGGGAAGGTGCGGGTGAGGATCACGGTGAGATGGGTGATCGCCAGCAGCACCACCGGCGGTACCGCGGCCACCGAGGCAGCCAGCAGGCCGGGCACATCGGCGTCCGCAGCGACCACAGCGTGGATCGCATTCGCCGTCACCGACACCAGCGCCCCGCCGACCAGCAGCGACCAGGGATACCAGGCTGAGCGTTGCCCAGCCAGCGCCACCACCGCGACCGTCGCCACCACGATGATCCCATCAACGATCAACGGCCACGCCCACGCCTGTCCCCGGTCGACCCCGGAACGCGCCGCCAGATCGGCGAGCGCGGTAAAGCTCAGCCAGAACGCACCCAACGCGATGAACACCGTCCCCACCACTGCGGTGCGCCCCGCCCACTGCCTACCGGTCGTCTTCATCACAGCCTCCGCCCACCCATGCCTGGGTTCGGGGCGTTGGCTCGCTCGAACCAGGCGCCGCCACCGAGGCCGGGGCCACCGGCTTCGGGCGCGGGGTGCGCGATCCGGTAGGCGGAGCGCACCGTGGTGGCGATCTCGCGTTCGCCCAGCCCGGCCTGGCTGGCGGCTGCGCTGAGGACATCGAGCGCATCCGAGGCAGAGACATCACTCTCGGCCAAGCGGCACGCGGCCCAGAACAGCCCCCGGTTCCGCTCACCCTCACCACGCCCAGCGACCCAGAACGCCAGCCGGTTCATATCCGCCAACCGCACCAACCCACGACCCTGCCGCACGACCGGTCCCGGACGTGGATCGAGGAAGTCCCGCAGCCGACGCGAGTCCAGCGCAGCGGCAGGCTGGTCGCCGACATTGACGACCTCGTAGCGGATCGGGACACCGCCGACGATGCGAACCGAGGGCGACACGATGATGTACCCGCCATCACCCCGGGAGTCCACCCCAGCGCGAGCGGCCTGCCATGACCGCTGCTCGACCCCCGCCGTCGCAGCGAAGTAGGCGTGCAGGCCACCCGTCGGGGTCTCCACCAGCAGACCCCAGCCATCGACGAGCCCGGCTCGCTCGGCGCGGGCGAACGCTTGCCGCCCATCAACCGGGCCATGCACGTCCACATCCACCACGACCATCCCCGACACCGCGCCAGTCGGGACACCCAGGTTCGCCTCCGGAGTCCGCGACCACCACGCCTCGACGCGACCGATGTCGGTGGTGGCATCGTGGAACCCCCGCGTCGTGAGCGGACGCTTCCCGCGCGGCTGGCAGGGGAACACCGGCACCCCCACCTGCGCGAGATGCCGGGCCGACGCCGCCAGCGTCGAAGCACCACTGGCACGCAACAACGCCCTGGTGAAGTCGGCACGCGCAGGCATCACAACCCCCGACCCGCCACCACCGGCACCCTCGCCGCCGGCCGATGCTCCGACGGCGGCGGCACATGCAGCGCCTTCGGCTCCGCAGTGGGAACATCACGCGCAAGACCAGGCGGCGTGCCATCGGCGACCTGGAACGTGTCCAGCTGGTCGAGGATGCCCAGCGCCGTCCTCCGCACCCGCTCACCGGTCGCCTTGACGACCTCCGCCGGTTCAGCGTCCTTGACCGACGACGCCCACCCCGCCACATACGGAATCGTGTAACCACTGGTATCCAAACCGTGCGCAGCACCGACCATCAACGCCACGCTCTCGGCCTCCACCTCCCGAACACCCCGGTGCTGGCGAGCGTCCTCATCCTTGGGGTCGTGCATCAGCACATGCGCCAGCTCGTGCGCCAACGTGGCGATCTGATTGACCTCCGTCACATCGGTACGCACCGACACCTGCCGAGCCAGATAGTCGGTCAGGCCGTCCGCGCCGCCGATCCGCCCGGCATCCGGGACACGCAGCACCTCGAACCCCAACGCTTCGACCTGCATGGCCAGGCCATCCCACAGTCCCTGCGGGGCTTCGCCGTCCAGCAGCTTCGGTGCGGGTGGCTCAGGGATCGGATCGCCCTCGGTCTGCGTCACGTCCCACACATAGGCGGGCCGAGCGCCCACCATCTTCGTGCGCACTACCTCGTTGACCTTGTGCTTCTCGCGCGGACCCAAACGACGCCACGACGACGGATCACCAGGATTCGACGAGGCGAACCGGCCGGTCACCGGAGCGAAGATCATGTAACCCGGCTGGCCCTTCTGCACCTGCTGGCCAAGCTGCTGCCACTGCCGATACCCAGCCACATACGACGGCACCGGCCCGGGCACCCGGCCAGCCTCGAACGCAGCCTCGTGCTGAACCCAGATCAGCAGCGTGTTGTTGAACGAGCGCGATCGGAACCGGGCCGCGAACGCCAACGCGCGGGCCCAGTCCCGCCCGGAGACCAGCGTCTCCACCGCGCCAGTCAGCTTCTCGTGCAGCTCATCGAGCTTCGCGTCCCGCTTGGCTCGTACTTCCTCCGTCGCAGTCATCCTGGACCTTCCCTCCGCCGAGATCACCCGATCGTCGGTGACCGTGAGGTACGCCAGGAACATCAAGAAGCACGGCGGGCCAGGGGTGCGACCAAGACCGCCAGGCGACAACACGAACCTGACGAGTCCCTACCGGACTACATCACCGACCGGCTATGAGAGGCCTAGGGAAGACAGACGTCCCGAAATCGGGCACTGAACACGACGAGATCGGGTACATCAGTTGCGCCCACACGACCCTTGGCGTCGTCGGTAGGCACCCGGCGTCAGTCCGACGTACTGACGGAACAGTTCCGTGCCGTGACTTCGGCTGCGCCATCCGACCCGCCACATTGCCTCGGTGACAGTGAGGTCCGTCTCGCGCAGGTACCTTGCCAAGCGTTC
Above is a window of Propioniciclava coleopterorum DNA encoding:
- a CDS encoding DUF2637 domain-containing protein; protein product: MKTTGRQWAGRTAVVGTVFIALGAFWLSFTALADLAARSGVDRGQAWAWPLIVDGIIVVATVAVVALAGQRSAWYPWSLLVGGALVSVTANAIHAVVAADADVPGLLAASVAAVPPVVLLAITHLTVILTRTFPQELPGQPEVLSEIPEMLSEVYAGPQGVVHSKSLLSVASEPLADERELSLASDETPGRSDRRARAAALRAAGWSNKRIAREVQVHPATVGRWFAAAHLPDTNDDAAGEREETRQRQPSPDDADGPRPAPAFVEWLMGLPTGWVTDSGGLTQNQQITALGNGLLPLQAVSALSLLAA
- a CDS encoding bifunctional DNA primase/polymerase produces the protein MPARADFTRALLRASGASTLAASARHLAQVGVPVFPCQPRGKRPLTTRGFHDATTDIGRVEAWWSRTPEANLGVPTGAVSGMVVVDVDVHGPVDGRQAFARAERAGLVDGWGLLVETPTGGLHAYFAATAGVEQRSWQAARAGVDSRGDGGYIIVSPSVRIVGGVPIRYEVVNVGDQPAAALDSRRLRDFLDPRPGPVVRQGRGLVRLADMNRLAFWVAGRGEGERNRGLFWAACRLAESDVSASDALDVLSAAASQAGLGEREIATTVRSAYRIAHPAPEAGGPGLGGGAWFERANAPNPGMGGRRL
- a CDS encoding ArdC-like ssDNA-binding domain-containing protein, which translates into the protein MFLAYLTVTDDRVISAEGRSRMTATEEVRAKRDAKLDELHEKLTGAVETLVSGRDWARALAFAARFRSRSFNNTLLIWVQHEAAFEAGRVPGPVPSYVAGYRQWQQLGQQVQKGQPGYMIFAPVTGRFASSNPGDPSSWRRLGPREKHKVNEVVRTKMVGARPAYVWDVTQTEGDPIPEPPAPKLLDGEAPQGLWDGLAMQVEALGFEVLRVPDAGRIGGADGLTDYLARQVSVRTDVTEVNQIATLAHELAHVLMHDPKDEDARQHRGVREVEAESVALMVGAAHGLDTSGYTIPYVAGWASSVKDAEPAEVVKATGERVRRTALGILDQLDTFQVADGTPPGLARDVPTAEPKALHVPPPSEHRPAARVPVVAGRGL